GAAACTTAGAGTTCCAGTGGGCATTAACGTGCCATGGGGAAATGTTAGATGTCCGGATGAGGTAGGAATGAGRTCTACAGTACATCGCAACATKGAAGACAATTCTWMAGCCAATGTTAATGACRCRCATAAGCCAATGMAGGCTGCKTGATGTCCCACCATCTGCATCTCCCAGCGCTGCCTTCCTTGAATATCTGCAGCACTATGAACTGGATGAGACCCAGGACAAGATGGAAGTTGGGATAGACAGGCTGGCTTTCCACAGACTGGCATTGACCCACCTGGCTCCGTGTCTGGGCTCTCTCTAGCAGGGTCCTTTTTGTCCCTGAGAAAAAAGAAGTGCTAAGCTAATTTTTCGAAATGGTGCTTAATGTTTGTACGTCCTCCATGCTCCCAACTCCCCTTATCTCAATCACACCAGCAATAATGACGTTGAGTAGATGAGAGAGACGTTTTGAGAGGCAGCACTCTTGGTTAGTCTTCCCTGCCACATTGTGTCATTCATCTATTTAAAGACGATTGCCTAATTTATCATTGCACTGTTTTTTGGGAAGGTAAAAACCCATCAGGTCTAAAACAATTAAATTTTAACCTGTCTGCATTAGTTCATCATAAGTCTCTCTTTGAATTTCACATTTTAATGCTTTGATGGATCATACGAAAGCCATAGTCCTCTATATTGAATCGATATGATTTTGCTGCCCTCTGATGGTCAAAGGGAGACTAACAGAGTGCTGCCTCAATAAGGAATGTTTTATAGTGTAAGTTGTTTACTTGGTTGAAAAACAACTTGTATAATATCCTGCTTAATTTATTCAAGTTTTGTTACGtgattttaatgttatttttttatggaTTCTGAGTTATGTATTTATTAATTGAAAGAGGTGAATAttgattttattatattttgGCCCTAAACCTCAGCTATTCTGGGAATTTTCTTCTCAAGaggtttatttttttcttcctcGCTTATGCTTATTGTATATGTGGACATTTTAGACTTCATGTGGTCATGATATATTGTGTAGGTCAGTAAGAATTTCTAACTCAATCTTTTTTTCCCTCCACTTCTGTCCAAGTAGACTTCCTTAACTTGATTTGAACCTATGTCTCTTCTGGTTTCCTCTCATAGTTTCCAGGGGTTAGTGGGGTTGTGTGTTAAGAGAATGGGTAATATTGTGACTCCAAACGTTTACCACCCCTGCCCTGCTACACCTATAGCCTACTTGACGTtgtttaacaaaaaaaacaacattttgaacaatTTTAATAGGgtgagattttttggggggggggtgtgatcCTATGATATGGTGCTGAAGTGAGGTGTGTGATGTGATTTGTAGCTCTTCACTCTCAGGGAATGATGCCACAGATATGACCTCTGATTTAATCACCAGCTACATTATGTACACTACAAAGGCAAGTTCTTCCAACCAGACTCTTGTTCCACTTCTTTCTCTAACTAAGCAGTTGTGCATTGGAATTGACCAAATCAACATGATCATCTCTATTTGGAGATGATACCATCTATGCTCAAGCTCTGCCTAGCTAGTAAACAAGTTTAACGCCACTGTATCAATTTCAATATCTGACagagcagaccccccccccccccaacactacTTGTCCCAATATCCTTAAACACCCTCGCTCTAGACTACAGAGTATTTCACTAAATGACATCCAAACTTACTCAGTCACCAAGTAACTTTAATAGCACCCTTTGAACAGTATCTAACTTGAAAGCTGTGCTATGAGTTCAACTTGCAGTGCACCTGACCTTGGCATAATTGTGGTCTATCGCTCAGCCCTTAATGAGATTTTACCTAATGACACAAATATCACACTTGTATGTCTTCCCCTCCATGGAATAGTGTTTAATCCTATTGCCAGACATTTCCATTAACTCTTATTGCATGTTGATGTCCTCACCACTCGTCTGTGTAATAATAAGCACAAGAGCTAGCCTGCAGGCAGGGTTTGTTATTGGCAGCAGTTCTCTCATTCATTGTACAGTATTTACCGTAAACTCTTACGTGCAAATCTGTGTTTCTTCTCTGTGCATTAGTCCTTCAGATGGTTTGATTTGAACCATACAAACACTGGCTAACTGTGACAGTTACTTGATGCATTTCAAAAATGGCCTGTAAATATAAAAATGAACTGATTTtgttaaattgttttaaaaactttttttttatacagGAAACAACTAGAACTAGGAGTTATTATACACATTCAAAAACAGTCATTGAGTTCCATATGTACACACCCCAAAGATGTTTCAgaataaattgatttttatttatttgtctgtACAACGAAGCCTCTCGGGACACCGTTGTGACCACCAGGTAGACTCGTAACGACCGGGCACACACACAAGGTCTAGAAATAGAAAAGTACTATTAGAATATACATACACCTATGATTTCAAACAATGCCACCGCTACAGTAAAGAACCTAATTGAAATGGGCATATTAACACAGAAGGGATATAGTGCATGAACAATCATTACTGTACTTACAGAATAGGCATTCCATTAACCATCCTAATGCAAATATGTATAAAACCAACAATTTATGACTATCCGTTGTGATGGACACAATCTTTCRTCAGAAGACAAGACGTTCTCATTGACAAACATCCCTTGAGGATGTGTCACAGATCCTGTGGTGAAGACTGATGCAGCAGTACAGTACTGGTCAGGACAAAAGGCACACCTGGGGGTAGAGGGCACCTCATTCCTCATCGTCAGCTGGGATCCCCAGTTCCTGGTCTGTCCATGCAGATGCATCAGGCCATGGGAAGTGACCCTGAGAGAAGAGGCATCATGGGGGTKTAAGTCTGCTTGATGGACACCAGctttctctccatcctttccTCTATGAACTGGCAAAACTAGATTTGACAGGGCATAACTATAATTGGAGCCTAATCTACATTTAATTCACCATCACTGCATCTGGGTCATGCCAGCAGTGCCACAGGATCCAGAACCACATGGCACTGCTGAGGAGCTCTGCTTGGAACGTCTGGCTCTTGGTGAGCTGTGGGAATTGCCTGTACTGGGCCTCAATGTGTGGTCCACCACCAGCTCTGAAAGGAAACAGAAAACCAGAGCACTGAGGGTATCACTGTTTTCACCCCATCACTGTATACCAGTATGTAGCTACGCTCTACACATTTGATGAAACCCAACAACCCAATGGGTTAACATCTGATCATGGCGCCTGCCTATCAGAGGCGCCTACCTCTGGACACTTGTTTGGTATGACTACTGTCAGACTGCTAGCTAGTTATAAGCTATAGCCTAACGGTACTGTTTAAAGCTAAGAAGACAGTGATGAATATGTGTACAGCTGACGTGTGATTGATAATGTTTCTTTAATTATGAAGGACCATATTGAAGTCACCCTTTCGTCGCAAGCTGTTATCTAACGTTTACATTATAACACCAGTTAATTAAGCTACTTACTTTCGGGTTACTATTTTCTGAGGTCCACGTGTAAGAATCTGCGTCCCGGCCCTAAGGACACCCATGGCCCTTCCTAAAGAAGACATCGTTTTTTCTCTGTTCCCCCAGTGTTGTTTTCTCATAAATGTCGTTCCACCTTGACACAGAGGTCCAACCAACCAACAACGAGCGCTATGATTGGTCGAGATGGAGGGCTGTTAAGAAAATGGATCGACTCGTTTTCACTTTTGCACACTAGATGGAGACAAAGCCCTTTATATGTATATTAGGTAGTTACAGAAGATGATTTTTTATGCATGTATGAAACTCTTAAAAGGGAATCGTATAGGAAATATTGGGGGGGGGGATCTATTTCATTGTTCATATGAACATGTAATGCTGGAAGTTTGTGTTGTGATATGGTGAATGAATGCATGCGTGCTTCTGTGCAAACTTTCAGAAACTGACAACTGAGCAAGGACGGTTGGTGGTCATGGCAGTCCCTCCAATTCCCTTCCTCTTCATTACAGGTTTTATGTTGGGACGTCATGCACCTCCTTCCTTTGTTGACATGTCTTCCATGACATGGGTGCGCAGTGCATTTGTTTTGCATCCAGTATAGTAAATTCAGGTGGAGGGAAATTATAGGACGGCAGTCAGGTTTAATGAATAATCAAGTGACAAAAGACAGGCATAACAGGTACAAATGGTTAATGAGCATTTAAATTACGAGAGCAATTCTTCTCTGGGATAATTGTGAAGAGTCTATTCGCCATTTACTGATTAATGAATCTGAGAACCGAGTGGGACAATGGCGGAAAGCTCCAAGCCCCCTATCAACAGCTAAACGGTTCGACAGTTGSTTTTGTCCTTGGGGAAAATCTTACTAAAATATCAAATTGTGCTTTTGTCCTTGGGGAAAATCTTACTAAAATATCAAATTTGCAATTAACTTCGCGTTCCATCAGGTGTAATGTATCCAACTGTAATCGAATTGTTACTTTAAAGTCCTGCAAAAATGTGAAGTTTCTTCCCTTTCATGCCAGTGTTCAGTTCAGCTTTTGTTGGACACTTTTACATTTTCATAGACAATGACCGTAATTCCATCCATCCATGTTTCGACTTATGTAGTTAAAGATAAGTTGGCTCATCAGTTTGCATCTCGGTTTAAATACCAAAATAGGAAATACATAAATAGAGTATAAACTATAACAAGACTTTATAcgaagacagtacagtatggt
This DNA window, taken from Salvelinus sp. IW2-2015 unplaced genomic scaffold, ASM291031v2 Un_scaffold2918, whole genome shotgun sequence, encodes the following:
- the LOC111982567 gene encoding NADH dehydrogenase [ubiquinone] 1 beta subcomplex subunit 2, mitochondrial; this translates as MRKQHWGNREKTMSSLGRAMGVLRAGTQILTRGPQKIVTRKAGGGPHIEAQYRQFPQLTKSQTFQAELLSSAMWFWILWHCWHDPDAVMGHFPWPDASAWTDQELGIPADDEE